One part of the Thiothrix nivea DSM 5205 genome encodes these proteins:
- a CDS encoding type II 3-dehydroquinate dehydratase — translation MKLLLIQGANLNSLGRREGNTYDSTTAEALDALLRRHATDWGYELEIFYTNIEGEAVNKVYASVEQGVDGILSNPAGFTYNAYSLRDCLKYVAPPYVELHLTNIDERNIPSALSSAAVGVVHGFGINSYFIALEAMLRHLKHERYQDH, via the coding sequence ATGAAACTGTTGTTGATACAGGGCGCGAACCTGAACTCGCTCGGCAGGCGCGAAGGCAATACCTACGACAGCACCACGGCGGAAGCGCTGGATGCGCTGCTGCGGCGACACGCCACCGACTGGGGTTACGAGCTGGAAATTTTCTACACCAATATCGAGGGCGAGGCGGTCAACAAAGTCTATGCCAGCGTGGAGCAGGGCGTGGACGGTATTCTCTCCAACCCGGCGGGTTTCACCTACAACGCTTATTCGCTGCGGGATTGCCTGAAGTATGTCGCCCCGCCGTATGTGGAACTGCACCTGACCAATATCGACGAGCGCAATATTCCCTCCGCCCTGTCATCCGCCGCCGTCGGCGTGGTGCATGGCTTCGGCATCAACTCCTACTTCATCGCGCTGGAAGCGATGCTGAGGCATCTCAAGCATGAACGCTATCAGGATCATTGA
- a CDS encoding 2-hydroxyacid dehydrogenase: MSKQCLFLNDREPYPQDCFDHIPGIEMHWAQDHSGGFSLVKSLEAHPDTQILITTLMDLNAENLARLPKLELIITITTGTDYIDKAYCEQHGIDIRNTPGFTGASVAEHAMALMLASAKRIADYNREIRNEDFQIFQYQGIELFGRQAGIIGMGAIGSQVARMLQGFGIKVVFCNRKPKDSDIATQVDMDTLLAESDIIFLTLSLNADSRHLINADTLAKVKPGAILINISPDELIDIAALDEALESGRLSYAGMDIHHEDERFLGLPNTILSPRRAWYTQDAFNRRIAIFTQTLADYVQEQAT, encoded by the coding sequence ATGAGCAAACAATGCCTGTTCCTGAATGACCGCGAACCTTACCCGCAAGACTGTTTCGACCACATTCCCGGTATTGAAATGCACTGGGCGCAGGATCATTCCGGCGGCTTCTCACTGGTGAAGTCGTTGGAAGCCCACCCTGACACACAAATCCTGATCACCACGCTGATGGATTTAAACGCTGAAAACCTTGCCAGACTGCCGAAACTGGAACTGATCATCACCATCACCACAGGCACCGATTACATCGACAAGGCTTACTGCGAACAACACGGCATCGACATCCGCAACACCCCCGGATTCACCGGCGCATCGGTCGCCGAGCACGCCATGGCGCTGATGCTGGCCTCCGCCAAGCGCATTGCTGATTACAACCGCGAAATCCGTAACGAAGACTTCCAGATTTTCCAGTATCAGGGCATCGAACTGTTCGGCAGGCAGGCGGGCATTATCGGCATGGGTGCGATCGGCTCGCAAGTTGCCCGCATGTTGCAGGGCTTCGGCATCAAGGTGGTGTTTTGCAATCGCAAACCGAAAGACAGTGACATCGCCACCCAAGTGGATATGGACACCCTGCTGGCGGAAAGCGACATCATTTTCCTCACCCTGTCGCTAAACGCAGATTCCCGTCACTTGATCAACGCCGACACACTGGCGAAGGTCAAGCCGGGAGCCATCCTCATCAATATTTCGCCGGATGAGCTGATTGATATTGCCGCCCTGGACGAGGCACTGGAAAGCGGCAGGCTGTCGTATGCGGGCATGGACATTCACCACGAAGACGAACGTTTTCTGGGTCTGCCCAACACCATCCTCAGCCCGCGCCGCGCCTGGTATACGCAAGACGCCTTCAACCGTCGCATCGCCATCTTCACGCAAACGCTGGCGGATTACGTGCAGGAGCAGGCAACATGA